A DNA window from Callospermophilus lateralis isolate mCalLat2 chromosome X, mCalLat2.hap1, whole genome shotgun sequence contains the following coding sequences:
- the LOC143638584 gene encoding LOW QUALITY PROTEIN: nuclear RNA export factor 2-like (The sequence of the model RefSeq protein was modified relative to this genomic sequence to represent the inferred CDS: inserted 1 base in 1 codon): MPRSLEACVPGPQKNDESSLQEKDKGDNSFQGNSDKESVHYEDDKNELPSSNLKKDDGNSQMVDVHEDPEVRHDSSTFQVNNGNIKWDKECQDKIPSEKEMKKSTQDEAVGRRFKITIPYGMKYNKTWLMNSILSHCCVPFTPIDFHYIKNRAQFFVQDASTASALKDINCKICDEENQKISIFVNPCTEPNTLQNKFTPEKMEKLMLTMNKRYDVSQQALDLQKLRFDPDLMEHDIDMILNRRQCMLATLQIIERNFPELLSLNLCNNKLYWLDGLSDIVEKAPHVRILNLSKNELRTSKELEKLKGMELEELWLEGNPLCSDFPDQSAYVSAVQDCFPNLLRLDGQELPESIGIDNETPEIIKPCKESYKGCDNLKNLVLQFLLQYYLIYDYGDRQGLLDAYHDEACFSLTIPFNPEDPDPNSLEEYFKDNRNIKKHKDPFLRMQLLKHTKCDIVNCLSVLPKTQHDFNSYVIDLCVQTEMMLCFSVNGLFKEVEGKSRGSVRAFTRTFILTSGSNSSLCIVNDEMIVRNASPKETQSAFSIPMLTPSSNYVPDLYQEQQGIAQPFSIKSEMQSLERSQKCLEDKEENXTRVGQVFTVFQVKNPEEASNRCPERSP; this comes from the exons aaaaaaatgatgaaagcTCTCTGCAAGAAAAAGATAAAGGTGATAATTCTTTCCAAGGGAATTCTGACAAGGAAAGCGTACATTATGAAGATGATAAAAATGAGCTTCCATCATCAAACCTCAAGAAGGATGATGGAAACAGCCAGATGGTGGATGTCCATGAGGACCCTGAAGTAAGACA TGACTCCTCTACCTTCCAAGTCAACAATGGGAATATAAAATGGGATAAGGAATGCCAAGATAAAATTCcttcagaaaaagaaatgaaaaagagcACACAGGATGAAGCTGTGGGGAGAAGGTTCAAGATCACA ATTCCTTATGGGATGAAGTATAATAAGACTTGGCTAATGAATTCAATCCTGAGCCATTGCTGTGTCCCCTTTACACCAATTGAT TTCCACTATATCAAAAATCGGGCCCAATTCTTTGTCCAGGATGCTAGTACTGCCTCTGCATTGAAAGACATCAACTGCAAAATTTGTGATGAGGAAAATCAAAAG ATATCGATCTTTGTCAATCCCTGTACTGAACCGAATACCTTGCAGAATAAATTCACTCCTGAAAAAATGGAGAAGCTAATG CTGACGATGAACAAACGATATGATGTCTCACAGCAAGCCCTTGATCTCCAGAAGCTCCGCTTTGACCCAG ACTTGATGGAACATGACATTGACATGATCCTAAACCGAAGACAGTGTATGTTGGCTACCCTGCAGATCATTGAAAGGAATTTCCCTGAG CtgttgtccttgaacttgtgtaaCAACAAACTATACTGGCTGGATGGCCTGTCTGACATTGTAGAGAAAGCCCCCCATGTCAGGATCCTGAACCTCTCCAAAAATGAG CTGAGGACCTCCAAGGAGTTGGAGAAGCTGAAAGGGATGGAGCTGGAAGAGCTGTGGCTAGAAGGGAACCCTCTGTGCAGTGACTTCCCAGACCAGTCTGCTTATGTAAG TGCTGTCCAGGATTGTTTCCCCAATTTGTTACGCCTG GATGGCCAGGAGTTACCAGAATCAATTGGAATTGACAATGAAACACCTGAAATAATAAAACCTTGTAAG GAAAGCTATAAAGGATGTGATAATCTGAAGAATCTAGTATTGCAATTCCTGCTTCA GTATTACCTTATTTATGACTATGGAGATCGACAGGGTCTCCTTGATGCTTACCATGATGAAGCCTGCTTCTCCCTGACCATTCCCTTCAACCCTGAAGACCCAGACCC GAATAGCTTGGAAGAGTATTTCAAGGATAATAGAAATATAAAGAAGCACAAAGACCCCT TTCTGCGGATGCAGCTGCTAAAGCACACAAAATGTGACATTGTGAACTGCCTCAGTGTATTGCCCAAAACTCAGCATGATTTTAACTCCTATGTGATAGACCTATGTGTCCAGACA GAAATGATGCTCTGTTTTTCTGTCAATGGGTTGTTCAAGGAAG tagaaggaaagtCTCGGGGTTCTGTTCGTGCCTTCACCCGGACCTTCATCTTAACTTCTGGCAGCAATTCCAG TCTGTGCATCGTGAATGATGAGATGATTGTGAGGAATGCCAGCCCCAAAGAGACCCAGAGCGCCTTCTCCATCCCCATGCTTACACCCTCCTCCAACTATGTGCCTGACCTCTACCAGGAGCAGCAGGGAATAGCACAGCCTTTCTCCATCAAGTCTGAGATGCAGAGCCTTGAGCGCTCTCAGAA GTGCCTTGAAGACAAGGAGGAGA TAACCAGAGTTGGTCAGGTCTTCACTGTGTTCCAG GTCAAGAATCCAGAGGAGGCCTCAAACAGATGCCCTGAAAGGAGCCCTTGA
- the Armcx5 gene encoding armadillo repeat-containing X-linked protein 5 codes for MMIGSRARARDREEAEDSLKAQISGPDNARMKTQPKAVVEAEPKSELVIQAKAGDGAIARTQAVTYTEPVAVTREESKTKDMTNTSLTAETKAELLAEPGIVPQTKSKATPVSRVSLVTKSEVKDCAGSEANIKSSAKADDKANIGSRPEIKEETSNKSRTGNKADIGIKFTDEDEENVCSWFWNGEEPSVGSWFWPKEETPPQVYKPPPKIQEEPKPTYSPKLTTKQKAKAWLRARYIVLVPVEGGEPTLPPEGNWTLVATLIETPLGIRPLTKIPPYNGPYFQTLAEIKKQIRQREKYGPNPKACRCKSRTFSLEPKEFDKLVDLLKLTKDPFIHEIATMVMGISPAYPFTQDIIHDVGITVMIENLVNNPNVKEHPKALNMVSESSESSEEPKMEESYIHQICKDIICYPLNSPVQLAGLKLLVQLSVKFENHHMIASYILEFLTLLNKGSVKTKFYALKVFLCLSKNQANTRELISAEVLSSLVALFNKNESKANVLCIIEIFENINFQFKKRAKLFTKEKFTKSELISIFQEAKGFGQKLQDLAEHSDPEVRDKVIRLILKL; via the coding sequence ATGATGATTGGCTCACGGGCTAGAGCAAGAGATAGAGAAGAGGCTGAGGATAGCCTGAAAGCTCAAATCAGTGGCCCTGACAATGCTAGAATGAAGACTCAGCCTAAGGCAGTGGTTGAGGCAGAACCAAAATCAGAATTAGTAATCCAGGCCAAAGCTGGTGATGGAGCAATAGCCAGGACACAAGCAGTGACCTACACTGAGCCTGTGGCTGTGACAAGggaagaaagcaaaacaaaagataTGACTAATACTAGTCTCACAGCTGAGACTAAGGCAGAACTCCTGGCAGAGCCTGGTATAGTGCCTCAAACCAAGTCAAAGGCCACCCCTGTTTCTAGGGTTAGTTTGGTAACTAAATCTGAGGTAAAGGATTGTGCAGGCAGTGAGGCAAACATCAAGTCTTCTGCCAAGGCTGATGATAAGGCCAATATTGGGTCTAGGCCTGAGATAAAGGAAGAGACCAGCAATAAGTCCAGGACTGGGAACAAAGCTGATATTGGGATCAAGTTCACTGATGAGGATGAAGAAAATGTCTGCTCCTGGTTCTGGAATGGAGAAGAGCCTAGTGTAGGATCTTGGTTCTGGCCTAAAGAAGAGACCCCTCCTCAAGTTTATAAACCCCCACCTAAGATACAGGAAGAGCCCAAGCCCACATACAGCCCCAAACTTactacaaaacaaaaagcaaaagccTGGTTAAGGGCCAGGTATATTGTCCTAGTCCCAGTTGAGGGAGgggaaccaacattgcctccagaaGGCAACTGGACCTTGGTTGCAACCTTGATTGAAACTCCTCTGGGGATTCGGCCTCTGACCAAGATTCCACCTTATAATGGGCCTTACTTCCAGACCTTAGCTGAGATCAAAAAACAGATAAGGCAGAGGGAAAAATATGGGCCTAATCCAAAGGCCTGCCGTTGCAAATCACGTACCTTTAGTTTAGAGCCTAAAGAATTTGATAAACTTGTTGACCTACTTAAGTTAACTAAGGATCCTTTCATTCATGAAATAGCTACTATGGTAATGGGTATCAGTCCTGCTTACCCATTTACTCaagatataattcatgatgttggTATTACTGTTATGATTGAAAACTTGGTCAATAATCCTAATGTTAAAGAACACCCTAAAGCTTTAAATATGGTAAGTGAAAGCTCTGAGTCTTCTGAAGAACCAAAAATGGAAGAATCATATATACATCAAATTTGTAAGGACATAATCTGTTATCCTTTGAATTCCCCTGTGCAACTGGCTGGACTGAAATTATTGGTGCAATTGAGTGTGAAATTTGAGAATCACCACATGATTGCCAGTTATATTCTAGAGTTCCTCACATTATTGAACAAAGGAAGTGTCAAAACCAAGTTTTATGCTTTAAAAGTGTTTTTGTGCTTGTCTAAAAATCAAGCCAATACAAGAGAACTGATAAGTGCCGAAGTACTATCATCACTGGTTGCGCTCTTTAACAAGAATGAGTCAAAGGCCAATGTTCTTTGTATCATTGAAATATTTGAGAATATAAATTTCCAATTCAAAAAAAGGGCAAAGCTGTTTACTAAGGAAAAGTTCACTAAATCTGAACTTATTTCCATATTCCAGGAAGCAAAAGGGTTTGGTCAGAAACTCCAAGACTTAGCAGAGCACAGTGATCCTGAGGTGAGAGATAAAGTTATACGATTAATACTCAAACTCTGA